In Hermetia illucens chromosome 5, iHerIll2.2.curated.20191125, whole genome shotgun sequence, a single window of DNA contains:
- the LOC119658081 gene encoding uncharacterized protein LOC119658081: protein MVRVEIAAYLYIFYLIVWHSRLCISNRMYDVIVTRVTCEDYNSSIVYNVSCTTRNLNRTTKAYSLSGYIFPNISLNAIFVRITFHQRINTGYRRLIADSEENFCAFRNGTSKSLVMSILWPFLKAHSNLDHKCPFSGFIYVSDFIIRFDNFPPALPEGEGRVMIHLRNGPQRASLIKVGVYGEIKPKGAASLKF, encoded by the exons ATGGTTCGAGTTGAAATCGCTGCTTATTTGTATATCTTCTATCTAATAGTTTGGCATTCTCGTCTATGTATTTCCAAC CGAATGTACGACGTCATTGTGACCAGGGTGACTTGTGAGGACTACAACTCCAGCATAGTTTACAATGTTTCCTGTACGACTCGCAACCTAAACCGAACCACCAAGGCATACAGTTTATCAGGATATATTTTCCCGAATATTTCACTGAATGCAATTTTC GTGAGAATAACCTTCCATCAGAGGATCAACACAGGTTATCGACGTTTAATAGCAGATTCAGAAGAAAATTTCTGCGCTTTTCGAAATGGAACTTCAAAAAGCTTAGTAATGAGTATATTATGGCCATTCTTGAAGGCTCACAGTAATCTGGATCATAAATGTCCCTTCTCG GGGTTCATCTATGTGAGCGACTTTATTATCAGATTCGACAATTTTCCCCCTGCTTTACCGGAGGGAGAAGGAAGAGTTATGATACACCTGCGAAATGGTCCACAACGAGCATCTTTAATTAAGGTTGGAGTATATGGTGAAATAAAGCCAAAAGGCGCCGCATCTTTGAAGTTCTGA